One part of the Algibacter sp. L1A34 genome encodes these proteins:
- a CDS encoding DUF1080 domain-containing protein gives MNSKLKYIFLLLIFTSLISVAQKKSKTIHLLDENLSQFDKWLGVPHVTVTGLPDGTYQSDNVHKGTALGLNNDIKDVFTVSKENDELILHISGEILGCISTKKDYENYHLSTMFKWGDKKWEPRLDAKSDSGILYHCYGEHGAFWKTWKTSLEYQVQETDLGDFIPLGGGTAEPKRGKPTADVRGESKKYNPNSDAYFEANGYINAGSEHDAPHGEWNHLEIYVVGNNAVHLVNGHVVMVVENAKNDKGEILNKGQIQIQSEAAECYYKDLTLTSIKKFPKSIRKIVKFKKN, from the coding sequence ATGAATTCTAAATTAAAGTACATTTTTCTGCTACTAATTTTTACAAGTTTAATTTCAGTAGCGCAAAAAAAATCTAAAACTATTCATTTATTAGACGAAAACTTAAGCCAATTTGATAAATGGCTTGGTGTTCCGCATGTAACTGTTACGGGGTTGCCGGATGGTACTTATCAATCGGATAACGTGCATAAAGGAACTGCATTAGGTTTAAATAATGATATTAAAGATGTTTTTACAGTTTCTAAGGAAAATGATGAATTGATTTTACATATTAGTGGAGAAATTTTAGGCTGTATAAGTACAAAAAAAGATTACGAAAATTATCATTTAAGCACCATGTTTAAATGGGGTGATAAAAAATGGGAGCCAAGATTAGACGCTAAGAGTGATAGTGGAATCCTTTACCATTGCTATGGTGAGCACGGCGCTTTTTGGAAAACATGGAAAACCTCGTTAGAATATCAAGTACAAGAAACAGATTTAGGCGATTTTATTCCTTTAGGAGGAGGAACGGCAGAACCTAAAAGAGGGAAGCCTACTGCAGATGTTAGAGGTGAGTCTAAAAAATACAACCCAAATTCCGATGCGTATTTTGAAGCAAACGGATATATTAATGCGGGATCAGAGCACGATGCACCGCACGGTGAGTGGAATCATTTAGAGATTTATGTGGTAGGAAATAATGCAGTACATTTAGTAAACGGCCATGTCGTTATGGTGGTTGAAAATGCTAAAAATGATAAAGGTGAAATTTTAAATAAAGGGCAAATCCAAATCCAATCGGAAGCAGCTGAGTGTTATTATAAAGATTTGACTTTAACTTCAATAAAGAAATTCCCAAAAAGTATTAGAAAAATAGTTAAGTTTAAAAAGAACTAA
- a CDS encoding FeoB-associated Cys-rich membrane protein: MNTIIQNILVFAAMAFAVFFLVKKYFWKKPNSKKACGGDDGCGCH; the protein is encoded by the coding sequence ATGAATACAATTATTCAAAATATACTTGTTTTTGCAGCCATGGCTTTTGCTGTTTTCTTTTTGGTGAAAAAATACTTCTGGAAAAAACCGAATTCTAAAAAAGCCTGCGGTGGCGATGATGGCTGTGGATGTCATTAG
- the feoB gene encoding ferrous iron transport protein B has protein sequence MSKQINVALIGNPNTGKTSVFNALTGLNQKVGNYPGITVEKKEGVCKLPRGVKAHIIDLPGTYSLNASSLDENVVIELLLNKNDKDYPDVAVVVSDVENLKRNLLIFTQIKDLEIPTILVINMSDRMKYKGISLDIDYLEEQLQTKIALVSTRKKDGIDRLKELITNYRDVSAAPCLDPSEIDKPYFDALRKAFPNQLIYKLWLVITQDVNFGKTDRKEVDAIASFKTKTSGDLKRLQQRETIKRYQFINNVLKKGKTVDASQAKDLRSKLDKVLTHKVWGYLIFFFILLTIFQAIYDWSSVPMDLIDGAFASLSEWVKVTLPAGAFTNLLAEGIISGLGGIVIFIPQIAFLFLFISVLEESGYMSRVVFLMDNIMKRFGLSGKSVVPLISGTACAIPAIMATRNIESWKERLITILVTPFTTCSARLPVYLIIISLVIPEGRFLGLSYQALTLMLLYLLGFGSAVVSAYILNKILKIKSKSFFVVEMPNYKLPLFKNVALTVIEKTKSFVFGAGKIILAISIVLWFLASYGPGDNFNKAEEIVTTANVSNNLSDDELQQKIASYKLEHSFIGIAGHAIEPAIRPLGYDWKIGIAIVSSFAAREVFVGTLATIYSVGNDDVDTIKNRMAKETNPILGGPLFTLASGISLLLFYAFAMQCMSTLAVVKRETNSWKWPVWQLVIMTAIAYITALIAFQLLK, from the coding sequence ATGAGTAAGCAAATAAATGTCGCCTTAATCGGGAATCCAAATACCGGAAAAACCTCTGTTTTTAATGCCTTAACGGGTTTAAATCAAAAAGTTGGAAACTATCCAGGTATTACGGTGGAGAAAAAAGAAGGTGTTTGTAAGCTGCCACGTGGTGTAAAAGCTCATATTATCGATTTGCCCGGCACGTATAGTTTAAATGCATCTTCGCTTGATGAAAATGTGGTTATTGAGTTACTTTTAAATAAAAACGATAAAGATTATCCAGATGTTGCTGTTGTTGTTAGTGATGTTGAGAACTTAAAACGGAATCTTTTAATCTTTACTCAAATTAAAGATTTAGAAATCCCAACGATTCTTGTTATTAACATGTCCGACAGGATGAAGTATAAAGGGATTTCGTTGGATATCGATTATTTAGAAGAACAACTTCAAACCAAAATAGCATTAGTAAGTACACGTAAAAAAGACGGTATAGATCGCTTAAAGGAACTTATTACAAATTACCGTGATGTTTCAGCAGCGCCTTGTTTAGATCCGTCGGAGATTGATAAGCCGTATTTTGATGCTTTAAGAAAAGCATTTCCTAACCAATTAATATATAAGCTTTGGTTGGTAATTACTCAAGATGTTAACTTCGGAAAAACGGACCGGAAAGAAGTTGATGCCATTGCAAGTTTTAAAACTAAAACCAGTGGCGATTTAAAACGTTTACAACAGCGTGAAACTATAAAACGCTATCAGTTTATAAATAATGTTCTTAAAAAAGGAAAAACGGTAGATGCTTCTCAAGCTAAGGATTTACGTTCTAAACTTGATAAAGTTTTAACTCATAAAGTGTGGGGTTATCTTATTTTCTTTTTTATTTTACTTACTATTTTTCAGGCTATTTACGATTGGTCTAGCGTACCAATGGATTTAATAGATGGTGCTTTTGCATCGTTAAGCGAATGGGTTAAAGTCACTTTGCCAGCTGGTGCTTTTACCAATTTATTAGCTGAAGGTATTATTTCTGGTCTTGGAGGAATCGTAATTTTTATTCCACAAATAGCTTTTCTGTTTCTCTTTATTTCTGTTTTAGAAGAAAGTGGGTACATGAGTCGTGTGGTGTTTTTAATGGATAATATTATGAAGCGTTTTGGCCTTAGCGGAAAAAGCGTTGTACCACTTATTTCTGGTACTGCTTGTGCTATTCCTGCTATTATGGCTACTCGAAATATTGAAAGTTGGAAAGAGCGTTTAATCACCATTCTAGTTACGCCTTTTACAACCTGTTCGGCACGGTTACCGGTTTATTTAATTATTATTTCGCTTGTAATTCCCGAAGGTCGATTTTTAGGTTTAAGCTATCAAGCACTTACCTTAATGTTACTTTATTTACTAGGTTTTGGTTCTGCAGTAGTTTCAGCGTATATTTTAAATAAGATTCTTAAAATAAAAAGTAAATCCTTTTTTGTAGTTGAAATGCCGAATTACAAATTGCCACTTTTTAAAAATGTAGCATTAACCGTTATAGAGAAAACAAAGTCTTTCGTATTTGGAGCTGGTAAAATTATCTTAGCTATTTCTATTGTGCTTTGGTTTTTAGCATCTTATGGCCCTGGAGATAATTTTAATAAAGCAGAAGAAATTGTTACAACAGCAAATGTTTCTAATAATTTATCTGATGATGAATTGCAACAAAAAATAGCGTCGTATAAGTTAGAACATTCTTTTATAGGTATTGCTGGCCATGCTATTGAGCCTGCAATTAGACCTTTGGGTTACGATTGGAAAATAGGTATTGCTATTGTAAGTAGTTTTGCTGCTCGTGAAGTTTTTGTTGGTACGCTAGCAACTATTTATAGTGTTGGAAATGATGACGTAGATACTATTAAAAACCGAATGGCTAAAGAAACCAACCCTATTTTGGGCGGTCCGTTATTTACTTTGGCATCAGGGATTTCATTATTACTGTTTTATGCGTTTGCTATGCAGTGCATGAGTACTTTGGCTGTTGTAAAACGCGAAACGAATAGCTGGAAATGGCCGGTTTGGCAATTAGTAATTATGACAGCAATTGCGTATATTACTGCTTTAATTGCTTTTCAATTACTGAAATAA
- a CDS encoding ferrous iron transport protein A, with translation MQDTIAHLKRGERAVITDVSSKNIPLKLLEMGCLPGNFVELIQLAPFKDPMYLNINGSHVAIRKETASHILIEKVTHE, from the coding sequence TTGCAAGACACTATAGCACATTTAAAAAGAGGCGAACGCGCAGTTATTACCGATGTTTCATCGAAAAACATTCCATTGAAATTATTAGAAATGGGTTGTTTGCCGGGGAATTTTGTAGAGCTCATTCAGCTTGCGCCTTTTAAAGATCCTATGTATTTGAACATAAACGGGTCGCATGTTGCTATTAGAAAAGAAACGGCTTCGCATATTTTAATTGAAAAAGTAACGCATGAGTAA
- a CDS encoding SCO family protein, which yields MGSIFKEYKIFFIVFGVISLVIITLIYNTLNVYQPLPIYQPASVSAELVDSTLHYQKKYHKIADFSLLNQNGKTITQDDYKNKIYVADFFFTTCQTICPIMTDHMVKIQKEIINDDEVMLLSHSVTPEIDTVAQLKRYAIEKGVNDKKWNLVTGEKKEIYDLARKSYLAVKDAEFGGSYDMVHTENFMLIDKKRQIRGFYDGTKEEDIDRLLSDISILKQEK from the coding sequence ATGGGCTCTATTTTTAAAGAATACAAGATTTTCTTCATTGTTTTCGGGGTTATCTCCTTGGTTATTATTACTTTAATTTATAATACTTTAAATGTTTACCAACCATTACCCATTTATCAACCCGCTTCGGTAAGTGCTGAGTTGGTAGATAGTACGCTTCATTATCAAAAAAAATATCATAAAATAGCCGATTTTTCATTGTTGAATCAAAACGGAAAAACTATTACTCAAGATGATTATAAAAATAAAATTTATGTAGCCGATTTCTTTTTTACTACCTGCCAAACCATCTGCCCGATTATGACAGATCATATGGTGAAAATTCAAAAGGAAATAATAAATGATGATGAGGTTATGTTGCTTTCACATTCCGTAACGCCCGAAATTGATACGGTAGCACAATTAAAACGCTATGCAATTGAGAAAGGAGTAAACGATAAAAAATGGAACTTAGTTACAGGTGAAAAAAAAGAGATTTACGATTTGGCCAGAAAAAGTTATCTCGCTGTAAAGGATGCGGAATTTGGTGGCTCCTATGATATGGTACATACTGAAAACTTTATGCTTATTGATAAAAAACGACAGATTCGTGGTTTTTATGATGGTACAAAAGAAGAAGATATCGACAGGTTATTAAGTGATATTTCAATCTTAAAACAAGAAAAGTAA
- the rseP gene encoding RIP metalloprotease RseP: protein MEFVIKISQFLLSLSLLIVLHELGHFIPAKLFKTRVEKFYLFFDVKFSLFKKKIGDTVYGIGWLPLGGYVKIAGMIDESMDTEQMEKDPQPWEFRSKPAWQRLIIMLGGVTVNFVLAVVIYIGMSYFYGDKFLPIQNIQDGLLVQSSVANNAGLLTGDNVVAVDGTKIENFSQVSEKVLFGKDITIERNGQEKTITFPEDFLAQLIESKEKGFISLRMPFAVVEVPDSSANKSSGLKKGDIIVGLNDYKTKYVDQVVTGLDKFKGQKVSATVLRDGKETTLPLSISSDGKLGIVYAPQSTFSTLEALNYYKFETKEYGFFEAVPVGLEKTGDKISSYITQFKAIFTPSTGAYKGVGGFKAIYDIFPSFWSWQVFWGITAFLSIMLGVLNLLPIPALDGGHVMFLLYEMISGRKPGDKFMEYAQMVGFFLLIALVLFANGNDIYKAIFD from the coding sequence ATGGAGTTTGTTATTAAAATATCGCAATTTTTGCTAAGTCTTTCGCTGTTAATTGTTTTACACGAATTAGGGCATTTTATCCCTGCAAAGCTTTTTAAAACGCGAGTAGAAAAATTTTACTTATTTTTTGATGTAAAGTTTTCTTTATTCAAAAAGAAAATAGGCGATACCGTTTATGGAATTGGCTGGTTACCTCTTGGTGGCTATGTTAAAATTGCCGGCATGATAGATGAAAGTATGGATACCGAACAAATGGAAAAAGACCCCCAACCATGGGAATTTCGCTCCAAACCTGCTTGGCAACGTTTAATTATTATGCTAGGTGGTGTTACTGTAAACTTTGTTTTAGCAGTGGTTATCTATATTGGAATGAGTTATTTTTATGGTGACAAATTTCTTCCTATTCAAAATATTCAAGATGGTTTATTAGTACAAAGTAGCGTAGCTAATAACGCTGGACTTCTAACTGGTGATAATGTTGTTGCCGTTGATGGGACTAAAATTGAAAATTTTTCTCAAGTATCTGAAAAAGTTCTTTTTGGAAAAGACATTACCATTGAGCGCAACGGACAAGAAAAGACCATTACATTTCCTGAAGATTTTTTAGCACAATTAATAGAATCTAAAGAAAAAGGTTTTATAAGTTTAAGAATGCCTTTCGCTGTAGTTGAAGTACCAGACTCCTCTGCAAACAAAAGTAGCGGACTTAAAAAAGGAGATATTATTGTTGGCTTAAATGATTATAAAACTAAATATGTAGATCAAGTTGTTACTGGCTTAGATAAATTTAAAGGTCAAAAAGTTTCGGCTACCGTATTAAGAGATGGTAAAGAAACGACCTTACCTTTAAGCATTAGTAGCGATGGTAAATTAGGTATAGTCTACGCACCACAATCTACATTTTCAACACTAGAAGCTTTAAATTACTATAAATTTGAAACTAAAGAATATGGCTTTTTTGAAGCCGTTCCTGTTGGGTTAGAAAAAACTGGCGATAAAATATCGTCTTACATCACACAGTTTAAGGCTATTTTCACACCAAGTACAGGCGCATACAAAGGCGTAGGAGGCTTTAAAGCTATTTACGATATATTTCCTAGCTTTTGGAGCTGGCAAGTATTCTGGGGTATTACAGCGTTTTTATCTATTATGCTAGGTGTTTTAAACTTATTACCTATTCCTGCTTTAGATGGTGGGCATGTTATGTTTTTGCTATACGAAATGATATCTGGAAGAAAGCCAGGCGATAAATTTATGGAGTATGCACAAATGGTTGGATTCTTTCTTTTAATAGCATTAGTACTGTTTGCAAATGGAAATGATATTTACAAAGCAATTTTTGATTAA
- the rbfA gene encoding 30S ribosome-binding factor RbfA, whose translation MEEAESQRQKKIGGVLQQDLVEVLQGAATQGGMRGVLISVSKVKVTVDLSVAKVYLSIFPNDKAPALMEGIKSNTPLIRHELAQRTKHQLRRMPNLEFFIDDSLEYIDQIEKSLKGEENPIKDPNILDKRKKS comes from the coding sequence GTGGAAGAAGCAGAAAGTCAAAGACAAAAAAAAATAGGCGGTGTTTTACAGCAAGATTTAGTAGAAGTTCTTCAAGGAGCTGCTACACAAGGCGGAATGCGCGGTGTTTTAATATCGGTATCTAAAGTAAAAGTGACTGTAGATTTATCGGTTGCGAAAGTCTATTTAAGCATTTTTCCTAACGATAAAGCGCCTGCACTTATGGAGGGCATAAAATCGAATACACCATTAATTCGTCACGAATTAGCACAACGCACCAAACATCAGTTACGCCGTATGCCTAATTTAGAATTTTTTATAGACGATTCTTTAGAGTACATCGACCAGATTGAAAAATCATTAAAAGGCGAAGAAAACCCTATAAAAGATCCTAATATTTTAGACAAAAGAAAAAAATCGTAG
- a CDS encoding ABC transporter permease, which yields MSFPLYIAKRYLRSKSSNNAINFITNIAIIGVILGAASLFIVLSGFAGLKDFTLQFSTEIDPDLKAETTVGKTFVLTKDIAEKLDNLEAVAEYSKIIEERIFITSNNKTTIARIKGVDGNFQNIVNIDSAMDTGNWVEQNTNEIVVGWGIANHLSLGVLDFTKAINIYVPKPGKGQITSTKDAFNTVRAANVGVFYINETLNDGYIYAPIDLARNLLNYKENQISSIEFKLSPNADETEAKQSIQAILGNNVIIKNRAQLNDALYKMLNTENLAVYLIFTLVLIIAFFNVIGSLIMMMLDKKKSLSTLFNIGATVKDIRKIFFYQGSLMSIIGGLIGLGVAFIITLLQQHFSLVMITPSLPYPVAIRVENFFIVFLTISVLGIIASKIASVRITKNMVKTV from the coding sequence TTGAGTTTTCCACTATATATAGCAAAACGTTATTTGCGCTCCAAAAGCAGCAATAACGCTATTAATTTTATAACCAACATTGCTATTATTGGTGTTATTCTTGGAGCTGCATCTTTATTTATTGTGCTATCTGGTTTTGCCGGATTAAAAGATTTTACACTACAGTTTTCTACAGAAATAGATCCAGATTTAAAGGCCGAAACCACCGTTGGTAAAACCTTTGTGCTTACTAAAGATATCGCTGAAAAACTCGATAATTTAGAAGCCGTTGCCGAGTATTCTAAAATTATAGAAGAGCGCATTTTTATAACTAGCAATAATAAAACAACTATTGCTAGAATAAAAGGCGTCGATGGCAATTTCCAAAATATAGTAAATATAGATTCTGCCATGGATACGGGTAATTGGGTGGAACAAAACACAAACGAAATTGTAGTGGGTTGGGGCATTGCAAACCACTTATCGCTAGGTGTTCTCGATTTCACAAAAGCTATAAACATCTATGTACCCAAACCTGGAAAAGGGCAAATAACATCTACAAAAGATGCCTTTAACACGGTTCGCGCAGCAAATGTTGGGGTATTCTACATAAACGAAACACTAAACGATGGCTACATTTATGCACCTATAGATTTAGCCCGAAATCTCCTTAATTACAAAGAAAATCAAATATCTTCGATAGAATTTAAACTTAGTCCTAACGCAGACGAAACCGAAGCAAAGCAAAGCATACAAGCCATTTTGGGCAATAACGTTATTATAAAAAATCGCGCCCAATTAAACGATGCGCTTTACAAAATGCTAAACACCGAAAACCTAGCAGTATACCTCATTTTTACGCTTGTACTCATTATTGCATTTTTCAACGTTATCGGATCATTAATTATGATGATGCTCGATAAAAAGAAAAGTTTAAGCACCCTGTTTAACATTGGAGCTACGGTAAAAGATATTCGTAAAATTTTCTTCTACCAAGGTAGTTTAATGAGTATTATTGGCGGCCTAATCGGACTAGGAGTAGCATTTATAATTACACTATTACAACAACATTTCAGTTTAGTGATGATCACGCCATCTCTGCCATATCCCGTCGCTATACGTGTAGAAAACTTTTTTATCGTATTCCTTACCATTTCCGTTTTAGGAATTATTGCATCAAAAATCGCATCGGTTCGTATTACAAAAAACATGGTAAAAACCGTTTAA
- a CDS encoding TetR/AcrR family transcriptional regulator has translation MLQVQKSEFTKQTILNESFKLFYKNGFKTTSVDTIMKTTKLTKGAFYHHYKNKKELGLAVISLKLQERVFKGMIEPLQQPGNVVDILENTFSERLKSFSLHDKKHGCPTNNFINEIGDFETAYQMALKQIIDNWRDALIQLLERGKLENTIKKNIASASVAVYLISAFEGVRGIRKLYDTDIILDQYMAGLSIYLQQIKS, from the coding sequence ATGTTACAGGTGCAAAAATCGGAATTCACAAAACAAACCATTCTTAACGAGTCGTTTAAACTGTTTTATAAAAACGGATTTAAAACTACAAGTGTAGATACTATAATGAAAACCACCAAACTAACAAAAGGTGCGTTCTATCATCATTATAAAAACAAAAAAGAATTGGGTCTTGCCGTAATAAGCTTAAAACTACAAGAGCGCGTTTTTAAAGGTATGATAGAACCTTTACAACAACCCGGAAACGTTGTAGATATTCTAGAAAACACATTTTCCGAAAGGTTAAAATCTTTCTCTCTGCACGATAAAAAACACGGTTGCCCAACAAACAATTTTATAAACGAAATTGGCGATTTTGAAACTGCATACCAAATGGCTCTCAAACAAATAATAGATAATTGGCGCGATGCCTTAATCCAATTATTAGAACGCGGAAAATTGGAAAACACCATTAAAAAAAACATCGCAAGCGCATCGGTTGCTGTATATTTAATAAGTGCTTTTGAAGGCGTACGTGGTATTCGAAAACTATATGACACAGATATTATTTTAGACCAATACATGGCTGGCTTATCTATTTATTTACAACAAATTAAGAGTTAA
- a CDS encoding haloacid dehalogenase type II, translating to MKNEKNKRRDFLKKSAMVGLAAPHLVFSSSEANNSMNSTSSNRPKVLFFDVNETLLDLTAMKESVGKVLGNRPDLLPLWFTTMLQYSLVTTVGRQYNDFGIIGSAALQMVAANHNISITEEEGREAILGPLRSIPAHAEVKQALQSLKDAGYTLVSFTNSSNKGVETQFKNAGLTQYFEQRLSIEDMGKFKPHADAYDWAARKMGVKPSECMLVAAHGWDIAGALWANWRGAFISRPGAQLYPLAPLPELSESNLKDIADQLIAMK from the coding sequence ATGAAAAACGAAAAAAACAAAAGAAGAGATTTTCTAAAAAAATCGGCAATGGTAGGTTTAGCAGCTCCACATTTAGTATTTTCATCATCAGAAGCAAACAACTCAATGAATTCAACATCTAGCAATCGACCAAAAGTATTGTTTTTTGATGTAAACGAAACACTGCTCGATTTAACGGCCATGAAAGAGAGTGTTGGTAAAGTACTTGGCAATCGCCCAGATTTATTACCGCTTTGGTTTACTACCATGCTGCAATACTCTTTAGTAACTACAGTAGGACGACAGTATAACGATTTTGGAATTATAGGCTCTGCGGCACTACAAATGGTTGCAGCCAACCATAACATTTCGATTACCGAAGAAGAAGGTAGAGAGGCTATTTTAGGTCCTTTACGTTCTATACCCGCACATGCAGAAGTAAAACAAGCGTTACAGAGTTTAAAAGATGCCGGATACACTTTAGTATCATTTACAAACTCGTCTAACAAAGGTGTGGAAACACAATTTAAAAATGCTGGATTAACGCAATATTTCGAACAACGTTTAAGTATTGAAGATATGGGTAAATTTAAACCACATGCCGATGCTTACGACTGGGCCGCAAGAAAAATGGGTGTTAAACCTAGCGAGTGCATGTTGGTAGCGGCTCATGGTTGGGATATTGCTGGCGCGCTTTGGGCCAATTGGCGTGGTGCTTTTATTAGTCGTCCGGGAGCACAATTATACCCTTTGGCACCATTACCTGAATTATCGGAGTCTAATTTAAAAGACATAGCAGATCAATTAATTGCAATGAAATAA
- a CDS encoding SDR family oxidoreductase, translating into MNLENKVIIVTGSSKGIGKEIAIQLAKNGAKVIVNYSNSETEATETVDAIVNNGGAAISVKADVSQKADVVNLFDKAIEKYGKVDVLVNNAGIMNNKLIKDNTQEDFTSQFDVNVRGVFNTLQEADSKLADNGNIINISSSTAKLMFPTYGIYSATKAAVEQMTRVFSKEIGRGISVNALAPGATETELFLKGKSQEFIDKLSGMNAFNRLAKPIDIANVVVFLASDESKWVSGQVIGANGALV; encoded by the coding sequence ATGAATCTAGAAAACAAAGTTATTATAGTAACCGGATCGTCTAAGGGTATAGGAAAAGAAATTGCTATACAGTTAGCCAAAAATGGCGCAAAAGTAATTGTTAATTATTCTAACAGCGAAACAGAAGCAACAGAAACCGTCGATGCTATTGTTAATAATGGTGGTGCAGCAATTTCTGTAAAAGCTGATGTAAGCCAAAAAGCAGATGTTGTAAACCTTTTTGATAAAGCCATAGAAAAGTATGGTAAAGTTGATGTTTTGGTTAACAATGCTGGTATAATGAACAATAAACTTATAAAAGATAACACTCAAGAAGATTTTACAAGTCAGTTTGATGTTAATGTGCGCGGTGTTTTTAATACGCTACAAGAAGCAGACAGCAAACTAGCAGATAATGGAAATATTATTAATATCTCATCGAGTACTGCAAAATTAATGTTTCCTACTTATGGCATATACTCAGCCACCAAAGCGGCTGTTGAGCAAATGACGCGTGTATTTTCTAAAGAAATCGGACGTGGTATTTCGGTTAACGCACTTGCTCCTGGCGCCACAGAAACAGAGTTGTTTTTAAAAGGAAAATCGCAGGAGTTTATTGATAAACTTAGCGGTATGAACGCCTTTAATAGATTAGCAAAACCAATTGATATAGCCAACGTTGTTGTGTTTTTAGCCAGCGATGAATCTAAATGGGTTTCCGGACAAGTTATTGGCGCTAATGGTGCATTGGTTTAA
- the dusB gene encoding tRNA dihydrouridine synthase DusB — translation MVKIDHIELPDFPLLLAPMEDVSDPPFRALCKEQGADVVYTEFVSSEGLIRNAAKSVMKLDIYEKERPVGIQIFGANLDSMLQTIDIVAESKPDIIDINFGCPVKKVVSKGAGAGILKDVCLMEQLTAEMVKRTSIPITVKTRLGWDQDSIRIVEVAERLQDVGCKAIAIHGRTRAQMYKGDADWKPIAQVKNNPRMHIPIFGNGDVTTPERAMEMRDDYGLDGCMIGRASIGNPWFFKQVKHFFTTGEHLAPISLEERVEAARRHLQMAIDWKGETLGVFETRRHYTNYFKGIPHFKEHRMKMVTSDQSGDVFAAFDEVLEKFSGYQFTE, via the coding sequence TTGGTAAAAATAGATCACATAGAATTGCCCGATTTCCCATTGCTTTTAGCGCCAATGGAAGATGTTAGCGACCCGCCATTTCGCGCACTTTGCAAAGAACAAGGCGCAGATGTGGTTTATACCGAATTTGTATCGAGCGAAGGCTTAATCCGTAACGCTGCAAAAAGCGTGATGAAACTCGATATTTACGAAAAAGAACGCCCAGTAGGTATTCAAATTTTTGGAGCAAACTTAGATAGCATGCTACAAACCATAGATATTGTAGCCGAATCTAAACCAGATATTATAGATATTAATTTTGGTTGCCCAGTAAAAAAAGTGGTAAGTAAAGGAGCAGGAGCAGGCATTTTAAAAGATGTATGTTTAATGGAGCAACTTACCGCCGAAATGGTAAAACGCACCAGTATTCCTATTACGGTAAAAACGCGTTTAGGTTGGGATCAAGATTCTATTCGTATTGTTGAGGTTGCCGAGCGTTTGCAAGATGTGGGCTGTAAAGCCATTGCAATTCACGGTCGTACACGTGCTCAAATGTATAAAGGCGATGCCGATTGGAAACCTATTGCACAAGTAAAAAATAATCCACGTATGCATATTCCTATCTTCGGAAACGGAGATGTTACCACACCAGAACGCGCCATGGAAATGCGTGACGATTACGGATTAGATGGCTGCATGATTGGCCGTGCGAGTATTGGGAATCCATGGTTTTTTAAACAAGTAAAACACTTTTTTACAACTGGTGAGCATTTGGCACCAATAAGTCTAGAGGAGCGTGTAGAAGCTGCTCGTCGTCATTTACAAATGGCTATAGATTGGAAAGGAGAAACGTTAGGTGTTTTCGAAACTCGCCGTCATTATACCAACTATTTTAAAGGCATTCCTCACTTTAAGGAACACCGCATGAAAATGGTAACATCCGATCAATCTGGAGATGTTTTTGCGGCTTTCGATGAGGTTCTAGAAAAATTTTCAGGATATCAATTCACAGAATAA